The sequence CGCCAGGCCCTCTGTGACCTGCTCACCGAGGCCGGCGCCGATGCCCCGACCCTGTGCGAGGGGTGGACGACGTTCGACCTGGCCGCCCATCTCGTCGTCCGGGAGCGCCGGCCGGACAGCGGCCCGGGCCTGGTGATCCCGGCTCTTGCCCGCTGGACGGAACGGGTCCGTACCGGCGCCAAGCACCGTGGCTACGACACATTGGTCGAGCTGGTCCGGAAGGGACCGCCGGTGTACTCGCCCTTCGCCCTGCCGGGAGCGGATTCCGCCGCCAACAGCGTCGAGTACTTCGTGCACCATGAGGACGTGCGCCGCGCCCGGGCGGGATGGGAGCCCCGCCCGCTCTCTGCCGACGCGGA comes from Acidimicrobiales bacterium and encodes:
- a CDS encoding TIGR03085 family metal-binding protein, which produces MTTPTLARAERQALCDLLTEAGADAPTLCEGWTTFDLAAHLVVRERRPDSGPGLVIPALARWTERVRTGAKHRGYDTLVELVRKGPPVYSPFALPGADSAANSVEYFVHHEDVRRARAGWEPRPLSADADEELWRRTSRGSRMAFRKVGAGVVLRRPDGTTHVAKAGSPAVTITGPPSELVLFSSGRRAHARVEIEGDPGAVEALAAAQLGV